A part of Maridesulfovibrio hydrothermalis AM13 = DSM 14728 genomic DNA contains:
- a CDS encoding iron-containing alcohol dehydrogenase, with translation MKINLPVDIIFGSNLHVEAAAVLADHKFDSVYVLTGAGSARESGLLERLCDELKKQGMTCFDGRLSAGPDSDAVDKLAGEIAASKVDAVLALGGGSVIDAAKSAALQAANGCRFSDIEFNTADLQDAVPVIAAPTVSGSGSEVTPYAVINNSKTGRKSTISHNSLFPETALICPEVFTSVSSIQTIAGSFDALIHCFEAYTSTRSNELANAFAVRGAYLIFDNLKAALSSPEDVGARKALAEASMFGGIAITHARTGAIHTLSAALQKYTQLPHGLLNAALLPAVTELNENHYSGKVKEFMSACGFSVRTDAGGIVKLAGWISQFFPPVDNPFDIPGRDAYSIIERFKEDKGLLEVNPAPLPERTINAFITGIIDA, from the coding sequence ATGAAAATCAACCTTCCAGTCGATATTATTTTCGGCAGCAATTTACATGTAGAGGCCGCAGCTGTTCTAGCAGATCATAAATTCGATTCTGTATATGTTCTTACGGGAGCAGGCAGCGCCCGTGAAAGCGGACTGCTGGAACGTCTTTGCGATGAACTGAAAAAGCAGGGCATGACTTGCTTTGACGGCAGACTGTCTGCTGGTCCGGACAGTGACGCTGTTGACAAACTTGCCGGGGAGATTGCCGCCAGTAAAGTTGATGCGGTTTTGGCTTTAGGGGGCGGAAGCGTTATTGATGCAGCCAAGAGTGCGGCTTTGCAGGCAGCCAATGGATGCAGATTTTCTGATATTGAATTCAATACCGCAGACCTGCAGGATGCCGTCCCTGTCATAGCAGCTCCCACGGTAAGCGGCAGCGGTAGTGAAGTAACACCATATGCCGTTATTAATAATAGCAAGACAGGGCGAAAATCTACAATTTCACACAACTCGCTGTTTCCTGAAACAGCTCTCATATGTCCGGAAGTATTCACTTCGGTCTCGTCTATCCAGACAATTGCCGGTTCTTTTGATGCTTTGATCCATTGCTTTGAAGCTTATACCAGCACCCGAAGCAATGAGCTGGCAAATGCCTTTGCTGTGCGCGGAGCTTATCTTATTTTTGATAACCTGAAAGCTGCCCTCTCTTCACCGGAAGATGTAGGTGCTAGAAAAGCTCTGGCTGAGGCATCCATGTTCGGAGGAATTGCAATAACGCATGCGCGTACAGGAGCGATTCATACTTTATCAGCAGCACTCCAGAAATATACTCAGCTCCCGCATGGTCTGCTGAATGCCGCTCTGCTGCCGGCCGTTACCGAACTGAACGAAAATCATTATTCAGGCAAAGTAAAAGAGTTTATGTCCGCATGTGGATTCTCAGTGAGAACTGATGCCGGAGGGATAGTCAAACTGGCCGGATGGATAAGTCAATTTTTCCCTCCGGTAGACAATCCTTTTGATATTCCCGGAAGAGACGCATACTCAATTATTGAACGGTTTAAAGAAGATAAAGGACTGCTGGAGGTCAATCCTGCCCCCCTTCCTGAAAGAACCATCAATGCGTTTATTACCGGAATTATTGATGCGTAG
- a CDS encoding thiamine pyrophosphate-dependent enzyme produces MNRLEALEKIIAKHSGDPIIFSNGLTSREAAWLNDRKNHMYLVHGMGEALSVGIGLAAATNMHVVVVDGDGNCLMGYSSLNMLKDYDITYYVLDNGCYETTGGQNVEVNLDFPGINRIPVEAGKKETPNPPAPLITKGKFSSWVSDKINKKAV; encoded by the coding sequence ATGAATCGTCTTGAAGCCCTTGAAAAGATAATAGCAAAGCACTCTGGCGATCCAATTATTTTCTCAAACGGCCTGACCTCGCGGGAGGCTGCGTGGCTTAATGACCGGAAAAATCATATGTATCTTGTACACGGCATGGGAGAAGCTCTTTCAGTGGGCATCGGTCTTGCCGCGGCAACAAACATGCATGTCGTAGTTGTTGACGGGGACGGAAACTGTCTCATGGGGTATTCAAGCCTCAATATGCTTAAAGATTATGACATAACTTACTACGTACTTGATAACGGTTGCTACGAAACAACAGGCGGGCAAAATGTGGAAGTAAATCTTGACTTCCCCGGGATTAATAGAATCCCTGTCGAAGCAGGGAAAAAGGAAACACCCAACCCTCCCGCACCGCTGATTACAAAGGGTAAATTTTCCTCATGGGTTTCAGATAAAATAAATAAGAAGGCAGTATGA
- a CDS encoding NTP transferase domain-containing protein, protein MKAIILAAGIGSRLSRPFPKALSVLPYGETILGRQVRILRELGIDGIIIVVGFKMTLIMEQFPEVFYKYNPDYYITNTSKSLLKAVEHLDEDVLWLNGDVVFDKVILSDFLHITEDNLVCVDRKSCGDEEVKYSLSDDGFISEISKEVVGAEGEAVGINLIRKDDLPAFTEALRRCEDQDYFEKGLEMIIQEGVKVRPMDISTHECIEVDFEEDWISAQQTFLSADR, encoded by the coding sequence ATGAAAGCAATCATCCTTGCAGCAGGAATCGGAAGCAGGCTAAGTAGACCTTTCCCCAAAGCCCTGTCAGTTCTTCCTTACGGGGAAACTATTCTCGGTCGTCAGGTACGCATTCTGCGTGAGCTTGGTATTGACGGGATTATCATTGTGGTCGGTTTTAAAATGACCTTGATTATGGAACAGTTTCCTGAAGTTTTTTATAAATACAACCCTGACTACTACATTACCAATACTTCCAAAAGTTTACTTAAAGCCGTAGAGCATCTGGATGAAGATGTCCTCTGGCTTAATGGTGATGTTGTTTTTGATAAGGTCATCCTCAGCGATTTTTTGCATATTACCGAGGATAATCTGGTGTGCGTGGACCGTAAATCATGCGGTGATGAAGAAGTAAAATACAGCCTCAGTGATGATGGATTCATCTCTGAAATTTCCAAAGAAGTAGTGGGAGCTGAAGGCGAAGCTGTGGGGATCAATCTCATTCGCAAAGACGATCTGCCTGCTTTTACTGAAGCTTTGCGCCGTTGCGAAGATCAGGACTACTTTGAAAAAGGTTTAGAGATGATCATTCAGGAAGGGGTCAAAGTTAGGCCTATGGATATATCCACCCATGAATGCATTGAAGTTGATTTCGAAGAAGACTGGATTTCAGCGCAGCAAACCTTTTTAAGTGCTGACCGGTAA
- a CDS encoding TIGR04372 family glycosyltransferase — MKKKKRVLIIGTAPQYLISEFISQVDRSKTYIHLLVPERDINVYPQEDVSYFSGNFHPFFRPLLKSMITFRPDEVVVVCGMTYDHDNVVNAVLYYTNFKKMNIKIAVRNQLEDLKGSTRPALLKEFLKWAGLAALALLIKVLSPVITIRAGEIFSSRLGHLAMESEIYLCEAELGRHSKCLDLFYFKDNEISNATLARMISQKMHINRKFKYVLDAVRRFNMAGRHEVLLNTRKMAFVRDSECIIQQTDNHFKISQEQEQKGLNGLKELGLSPQHPRVCIFGRDSVYLRGAVPTYNDEDMQKVRNMDIETFTPAVKYLLDKEYNVLRMGSIVKKPLLIDHPNYIDYACSGKRSDFMDIYLGATCRFFVGIQSGLIHIPMIFRIPCLSLNVVRPEIIHFCSPEDLAIFKLMRSKSENRILKISEIIETGISRWRVEEFADSDIELIDNTEDEILEAVKEMQSRVQGTWSSTKEDRELLHKFHSCFNVSKYNSKYVTPISSYFLKKHAHEIL, encoded by the coding sequence ATGAAAAAGAAAAAGCGGGTACTAATTATCGGAACTGCGCCGCAGTATCTGATCAGTGAATTTATCTCTCAGGTTGACCGGAGTAAGACATATATCCACTTGCTGGTTCCGGAGCGGGACATAAATGTTTATCCGCAGGAAGATGTGAGTTACTTCAGTGGAAATTTCCATCCTTTTTTCCGTCCTCTCTTAAAATCCATGATCACCTTCAGACCTGATGAAGTTGTTGTTGTCTGTGGCATGACTTATGACCATGATAATGTGGTAAATGCCGTATTATATTACACTAATTTCAAAAAAATGAATATTAAAATTGCTGTCCGCAATCAGCTGGAGGATTTGAAAGGCAGCACCAGACCTGCGTTACTGAAGGAATTTTTAAAGTGGGCGGGACTTGCTGCGCTGGCTCTGCTGATCAAGGTACTTTCTCCTGTTATTACAATTCGTGCCGGTGAAATTTTCAGTTCCAGACTGGGCCATCTTGCCATGGAAAGTGAGATTTATCTATGCGAAGCAGAGCTGGGCAGGCATTCCAAATGTCTGGACCTTTTTTATTTCAAAGATAATGAAATCTCCAATGCGACTCTTGCAAGAATGATTTCTCAAAAAATGCATATCAACCGTAAATTTAAATATGTCCTTGATGCTGTAAGAAGGTTCAATATGGCAGGACGGCATGAAGTCCTGTTGAACACCCGAAAGATGGCTTTTGTTAGAGATTCAGAATGTATAATACAGCAGACTGATAATCATTTCAAAATTTCACAGGAGCAGGAGCAAAAAGGACTCAACGGCCTGAAAGAGCTGGGATTATCTCCGCAACATCCACGCGTATGCATCTTCGGCAGGGACTCCGTATATTTGCGGGGGGCAGTCCCGACATACAATGATGAGGATATGCAAAAAGTCCGCAATATGGATATCGAAACATTCACCCCCGCTGTAAAATATCTTTTAGATAAAGAATACAATGTGCTCAGAATGGGCAGCATTGTAAAAAAACCGCTATTAATCGACCACCCGAATTATATTGACTATGCTTGCAGCGGCAAACGCAGCGACTTTATGGATATCTATCTCGGCGCAACATGCAGATTTTTTGTAGGAATACAAAGCGGGCTTATCCATATCCCGATGATATTCCGCATTCCCTGCCTTAGTTTAAATGTAGTAAGACCGGAAATTATTCACTTCTGCTCCCCTGAAGATCTGGCGATATTTAAACTGATGCGTTCTAAATCTGAAAACAGAATATTAAAAATATCCGAAATAATAGAAACAGGCATAAGCCGCTGGAGGGTTGAGGAATTTGCTGATTCAGATATTGAGTTAATTGATAATACTGAAGATGAAATTTTAGAGGCAGTAAAAGAAATGCAGAGTAGAGTTCAGGGAACATGGTCGTCTACAAAAGAAGACCGTGAACTGCTTCATAAATTCCACTCCTGTTTCAATGTATCAAAATATAACAGTAAATATGTAACCCCCATAAGCTCTTATTTTTTAAAGAAACACGCACATGAAATTCTTTAG
- a CDS encoding PseG/SpsG family protein: MANKRHFLFFCEGSPERGLGHVGRCLALAVAVSGEHDCTCRFVFRGSAVARDKIISAGFEVTEVSDFNKWQFSDEDAAVLDLLVPLNASFFRRADTAGTLLCTLDDPTANRLRCALAFYPPVPQVIRLGWKGFGGELFCDWNFIPLRKEFSAKVSHIQNAPPRVLLTLGGSDPEEFTLRILNILKYISESWTAVIIAGPMFNNLDKIKEIAVELGDRVELLSNVNNIAELMSKSDLAVSSFGMTSYELAACGIPQLMICLSDDHARSASALHHAGAAVSLGKYDRVSDQDIITNLKELISNQLLRTGMSTKAARLGIGKGASNIASIIMHRLELRP, from the coding sequence ATGGCGAATAAGAGACATTTTTTATTCTTCTGCGAAGGCTCTCCCGAACGGGGACTGGGGCATGTCGGCCGGTGTCTGGCCCTTGCGGTTGCGGTGAGCGGAGAGCATGACTGCACGTGCCGTTTTGTTTTTCGAGGCAGTGCTGTGGCGCGGGATAAAATTATTTCAGCAGGGTTTGAAGTCACAGAAGTCAGCGATTTTAATAAATGGCAATTTTCTGATGAAGATGCCGCCGTTTTGGATCTGCTGGTTCCGCTAAATGCATCTTTTTTCCGCAGAGCTGATACTGCGGGAACGCTGCTCTGCACTCTGGATGATCCAACCGCAAATCGCTTAAGGTGTGCTCTGGCTTTTTACCCTCCTGTCCCGCAGGTGATAAGGCTCGGCTGGAAAGGTTTCGGCGGAGAACTTTTTTGTGACTGGAATTTTATTCCGCTGCGTAAGGAATTTTCAGCAAAAGTATCCCATATTCAAAACGCCCCTCCCCGAGTGCTTCTAACTCTGGGGGGCAGTGACCCAGAAGAATTTACCCTGCGAATACTTAATATATTGAAATATATTTCTGAAAGCTGGACTGCCGTGATTATCGCAGGCCCCATGTTCAATAATCTGGACAAAATCAAGGAGATAGCGGTAGAGCTTGGTGACAGGGTTGAGTTACTCAGCAATGTAAACAATATCGCTGAATTAATGAGCAAAAGTGATCTGGCTGTATCGTCCTTCGGTATGACCTCCTACGAACTGGCAGCATGCGGAATTCCGCAATTGATGATTTGTCTGTCTGACGATCATGCCCGCTCGGCATCAGCTTTGCACCATGCCGGAGCAGCGGTCTCATTGGGAAAATATGACCGGGTAAGCGATCAGGACATAATTACAAATTTAAAAGAGCTTATTTCGAACCAATTGCTACGTACCGGTATGAGTACAAAAGCTGCAAGGCTTGGCATCGGGAAAGGCGCATCAAATATTGCATCGATCATCATGCATCGATTGGAGTTAAGGCCGTGA
- a CDS encoding N-acetylneuraminate synthase family protein: MSTKVSIGAIDIGKGMPALMIAEIGLNHNGSADLAHKLIDEAALSGANVVKFQKRSPADLATAEFIDQPFLKCPLFGRTQRQVRERLELTEAELVELKKHADSLGLYFCVSAFDLPSLETVIRLGGLLKIASHSITNGPLLERVKEAGVPVVMSTGGASPEEIERAVDILEDNPLILLHCVSAYPTPDQLVCLDTIPYLRDKYELPVGFSGHEKGIELSVAAATLGACVIERHFTLNRSMMGLDHGISLEPLEFAQMVRNIRRIESARGVSKTVFPEENPARLNYHVAVCSARDIKKGEILRREDLVCKQPLRDAGRFFTGLELAGVIGREIVEDIKIDTPVPREIIK; the protein is encoded by the coding sequence ATGAGCACAAAAGTCAGCATCGGAGCAATAGATATAGGCAAAGGAATGCCGGCATTAATGATCGCTGAGATAGGGCTTAATCATAACGGGAGTGCGGACCTTGCTCATAAACTTATTGACGAAGCTGCTTTAAGCGGAGCTAACGTTGTAAAATTTCAGAAACGATCTCCCGCAGATTTGGCTACCGCAGAATTTATAGACCAGCCCTTTCTGAAATGCCCACTTTTCGGGCGCACTCAAAGGCAGGTAAGAGAAAGACTTGAATTGACTGAGGCTGAGCTTGTCGAGCTTAAAAAACATGCTGACAGTCTGGGGCTTTATTTTTGCGTGTCCGCCTTTGACCTTCCGAGCCTTGAAACAGTTATCCGCCTTGGCGGACTGCTCAAGATTGCAAGCCACAGCATCACAAACGGTCCTCTCCTTGAGAGAGTTAAAGAAGCCGGAGTCCCGGTGGTGATGAGTACCGGAGGAGCTTCTCCTGAAGAAATTGAAAGAGCTGTTGATATTTTAGAAGACAATCCGTTGATTCTTTTGCACTGCGTGAGTGCCTATCCTACTCCGGATCAACTGGTTTGTCTGGATACAATTCCCTATCTCAGGGATAAGTATGAACTTCCGGTCGGATTCAGCGGACATGAAAAGGGGATCGAATTAAGCGTTGCAGCTGCGACACTTGGGGCTTGCGTGATTGAACGGCATTTCACTTTAAACCGCAGTATGATGGGTCTAGACCACGGCATCAGCCTTGAACCACTGGAATTTGCACAGATGGTCCGGAATATTCGCAGAATTGAATCAGCGCGCGGTGTCTCAAAAACCGTCTTTCCTGAGGAGAATCCGGCGCGATTGAACTATCATGTGGCGGTATGCTCTGCCAGAGATATCAAAAAAGGTGAAATTCTCCGAAGGGAGGATCTAGTCTGCAAGCAGCCTTTGCGAGACGCAGGCAGGTTTTTCACCGGTCTGGAGCTGGCCGGAGTCATTGGCAGAGAAATAGTTGAAGACATCAAAATTGACACTCCTGTTCCGCGGGAAATTATCAAATAG
- a CDS encoding class I SAM-dependent methyltransferase yields MSAKKSWNEHVGKVLHSVEEFDVIDCESCGFKHIIPIPDEEELCEIYKHDYHVKDKPLMLAHQLEDQKWLDSVNDARLDTFEKLLGKTGRFLDIGSGNGFLLKQAQGRGWKVKGVEPSDKAAEYSCSQGLDVVCAVFDKDCAASLDKYDVVHLGEVLEHLPSPRTMLALCGEVLNPGGLIAISVPNEYTPVQRILNEDMDVRPWWVSIPHHLNYFDKNSLEGLLKTCGFNPIHAETSFPMELFLLMGKNYLDNPELGRDCHAMRKELELNLIRTGNRKFLDRLNKCFAEAGMGRTIFVIAQK; encoded by the coding sequence GTGAGTGCGAAAAAGAGCTGGAATGAGCATGTTGGTAAAGTTTTGCATTCTGTTGAGGAATTTGATGTGATCGACTGTGAATCCTGCGGGTTCAAGCACATCATTCCTATCCCCGATGAAGAAGAGCTGTGTGAGATATACAAGCATGATTACCATGTGAAAGATAAGCCGCTCATGCTCGCTCACCAGCTTGAAGATCAGAAGTGGCTGGACTCAGTTAATGATGCCCGCCTGGATACTTTTGAAAAGCTGCTCGGGAAAACTGGTAGATTTCTTGATATTGGCTCCGGTAACGGCTTCCTGCTCAAGCAGGCGCAGGGACGGGGCTGGAAAGTCAAAGGGGTAGAACCCTCAGACAAGGCAGCAGAGTATTCCTGTTCGCAGGGGCTTGACGTGGTTTGTGCTGTTTTTGATAAAGATTGCGCTGCCTCCCTTGATAAGTATGATGTGGTCCATCTCGGTGAGGTGCTGGAACATCTGCCCTCGCCGCGCACTATGCTTGCCCTTTGCGGTGAAGTTTTAAATCCCGGAGGGCTGATAGCTATCTCCGTACCTAATGAGTATACTCCGGTTCAGCGGATTTTAAACGAGGACATGGATGTGCGCCCGTGGTGGGTGTCTATTCCGCATCATCTTAATTATTTTGATAAGAATTCGCTGGAAGGGTTGCTTAAAACCTGCGGATTCAATCCAATACATGCGGAAACTTCTTTTCCTATGGAATTGTTTCTGCTCATGGGCAAAAACTATCTGGACAACCCTGAACTGGGCCGTGATTGTCATGCCATGCGCAAAGAACTGGAACTGAATTTGATCAGAACTGGTAATAGAAAATTTCTTGACCGATTAAACAAATGCTTTGCCGAGGCGGGAATGGGAAGAACCATTTTTGTCATTGCACAGAAATAG
- a CDS encoding CDP-glycerol--poly(glycerophosphate) glycerophosphotransferase: MEQNELLKLREFSASIPKQKNLALFFGRAGGYFIGNVKYFFIHCVQHQPELQSYFLSFDIKETELIKQQGLPALWINDPDAIDIMTKASLVISDDFSWKTEEQLWAILSEATSIQLWHGIPLKAIGFPEINSTVNMTPGKAERLSFAYSGYDAVVSTSPYFTETAFGRAFKAKTFVESGYPRNDILMRCPGKFDMINVDSQLYGEMVRFRKQGGKVVFFMPTFRDAGGGPFEDGALDLTRLSKFCQQNNILFICKPHPYLNVDNISMSTNIVFMNPKSDAYPLLSLCDVLLTDYSSVYFDFLLLDRPIIFYAYDLEDYITKNRELLFDFDSMTPGKKVMREDDLYTAFEEIMVNNIDEFKEDREKLRGLSFTHNDGKAAYRLAEYIISNYL; the protein is encoded by the coding sequence ATGGAACAAAACGAATTGCTAAAATTACGAGAATTTTCAGCTTCAATTCCTAAACAGAAAAATTTAGCCTTATTCTTTGGTCGCGCCGGAGGGTACTTCATTGGTAATGTTAAATATTTCTTTATTCATTGCGTACAGCATCAGCCGGAACTCCAATCTTATTTTCTGTCTTTTGATATAAAAGAAACTGAACTGATTAAACAGCAAGGGCTGCCCGCGCTCTGGATAAATGATCCGGATGCAATTGATATTATGACAAAAGCATCGCTGGTTATAAGTGATGACTTCAGCTGGAAAACAGAGGAACAGCTATGGGCGATACTTTCCGAAGCAACCTCCATACAGCTCTGGCACGGTATTCCGCTAAAAGCCATCGGCTTTCCGGAAATAAATTCCACGGTAAATATGACTCCCGGGAAAGCTGAGCGTCTGTCTTTTGCTTATTCCGGATATGATGCTGTAGTATCAACTTCACCCTATTTTACCGAGACAGCGTTCGGGCGGGCGTTTAAAGCAAAAACATTTGTTGAATCAGGCTACCCTAGAAACGATATCCTCATGCGCTGCCCCGGTAAATTTGATATGATCAATGTGGATTCGCAGCTCTACGGTGAGATGGTTAGATTCCGCAAGCAGGGCGGAAAGGTCGTATTTTTCATGCCCACTTTCAGGGATGCGGGAGGCGGTCCGTTTGAAGACGGGGCATTGGACCTCACACGTCTTTCAAAATTTTGTCAGCAAAATAACATTCTGTTTATCTGCAAACCTCACCCTTACCTGAATGTGGATAATATCAGCATGTCAACCAACATTGTGTTCATGAACCCTAAAAGCGATGCATATCCACTACTCAGCCTGTGTGATGTTTTGCTTACGGACTATTCCTCTGTATATTTTGACTTTCTGCTTTTGGATCGTCCCATCATTTTTTATGCATATGATCTGGAAGATTACATTACCAAGAATCGTGAATTGCTTTTTGATTTTGACTCCATGACTCCGGGTAAAAAAGTCATGAGAGAAGATGATCTTTATACCGCTTTTGAAGAAATTATGGTAAACAATATAGACGAGTTTAAAGAAGATAGAGAAAAGTTGAGAGGACTTTCATTCACTCATAACGATGGTAAAGCCGCATACAGACTGGCTGAATATATTATTTCAAATTACCTTTAA
- a CDS encoding DUF697 domain-containing protein, whose product MPKALTRLVTVALLMLIGGFILFMLNQIAALAQLCATYFPQSYDYVLFGISGIFLVCCLSPLAVFIFRPGPLTMPEDPTPAEQRIFIRKLRKRLRKNKYIRRSKMSLSSNEDLDMALNMLDEVSTEKMKSVASRIFLSTAISQNGQLDSFIVLGSLTKLVWDVSRVYNQRPSFRDMVSVYANVAGTAFFAGAVEELDIQSQIEAIMSPVLAGSALGMIPGAGGLTSIVTASILDGSTNAFLALRVGIITRGHFNFHADKKSAGYRRAVLKEAAGMLLSIAVGSTKMITTAYIKTITRSAGQTAANAAKKVVDSKDKAFEATGRAARFSAKQVGKMARFATFKDTAEASPHKQETIKEKTKKKLHKAKKIFRNYTMKQPPDKS is encoded by the coding sequence ATGCCTAAAGCCCTGACCAGACTTGTCACTGTCGCCTTGCTTATGCTTATCGGCGGATTCATCCTGTTCATGCTTAACCAGATTGCGGCACTTGCTCAGCTGTGTGCGACCTATTTTCCGCAGTCCTACGACTATGTGCTCTTCGGGATAAGCGGGATATTTCTGGTCTGCTGTCTTAGCCCGTTGGCGGTATTCATCTTTCGTCCCGGACCGCTGACAATGCCGGAAGACCCGACCCCTGCGGAACAACGGATTTTCATTCGTAAATTGCGTAAACGGCTGCGTAAAAATAAATACATACGCCGCTCAAAGATGAGTCTTTCAAGTAATGAAGACCTTGATATGGCTCTTAATATGCTGGATGAGGTTTCTACTGAGAAGATGAAATCTGTGGCTTCACGGATATTTTTGTCAACCGCCATCTCCCAGAACGGACAGCTTGATTCATTTATCGTGCTTGGATCATTAACTAAGCTGGTCTGGGATGTCTCCAGAGTTTATAATCAACGTCCTTCTTTTAGAGATATGGTTTCGGTTTATGCAAACGTTGCCGGAACCGCTTTTTTTGCAGGTGCAGTGGAAGAACTTGATATTCAGTCCCAAATTGAAGCAATTATGTCTCCGGTTCTGGCCGGATCTGCGCTGGGTATGATCCCCGGCGCGGGTGGCCTGACATCAATTGTTACCGCCTCTATTCTGGATGGCTCCACCAACGCATTTCTGGCCTTGCGTGTAGGTATTATCACCCGTGGCCATTTTAATTTTCATGCAGATAAAAAGTCCGCCGGGTATCGTCGTGCTGTGCTGAAAGAGGCCGCCGGAATGCTTTTGTCAATAGCCGTCGGTTCAACAAAAATGATTACGACCGCTTATATCAAAACAATTACCCGCTCTGCAGGACAGACCGCAGCTAACGCCGCGAAAAAAGTTGTGGATTCAAAGGATAAAGCTTTTGAGGCAACGGGCAGGGCTGCACGGTTTTCAGCAAAGCAAGTAGGAAAAATGGCAAGGTTTGCCACATTCAAAGACACCGCAGAAGCTTCGCCTCACAAACAGGAAACAATAAAAGAGAAAACGAAAAAGAAATTGCACAAAGCAAAAAAAATATTCCGCAATTATACCATGAAACAGCCGCCGGATAAAAGCTGA
- the pseF gene encoding pseudaminic acid cytidylyltransferase — MQIAIIPARGGSKRIPKKSIRPFLGKPLLAYTIEAARDSGFFDNIIVSTDSEEFAEVAKKYGAEVPFMRPAELADDFTATAPVIEHALEWVKSNMGDVERYCQFYANPFVTVENIKGGYELMREKRANCVLGVTEFAYPILRAFQKNEQGGVEYAFPEYSQSRSQDLPTFFHDAAQFYWHELTDIPADRKSPLSLPYFLPRYMAVDIDTSGDWIIAEKLYQAFCVNGE, encoded by the coding sequence ATGCAGATAGCAATAATTCCGGCAAGGGGAGGTAGTAAACGCATTCCCAAGAAATCTATTCGCCCTTTTCTGGGCAAGCCGTTGCTTGCCTATACCATTGAAGCCGCTCGTGACAGCGGCTTTTTTGATAACATCATTGTCAGCACCGACAGCGAAGAATTTGCAGAGGTGGCAAAAAAATACGGAGCAGAAGTCCCGTTCATGCGCCCCGCAGAACTGGCTGATGACTTTACCGCAACGGCTCCGGTTATTGAGCATGCGCTTGAGTGGGTTAAGTCAAACATGGGCGATGTTGAAAGATACTGCCAGTTCTACGCCAACCCTTTTGTCACGGTTGAAAATATTAAGGGCGGATATGAACTTATGCGGGAGAAAAGGGCTAACTGCGTACTTGGAGTTACGGAATTTGCCTATCCCATTTTGCGTGCCTTTCAAAAGAATGAACAGGGCGGAGTGGAATATGCTTTTCCAGAATACAGCCAAAGCAGATCACAGGATCTGCCGACTTTTTTTCATGACGCAGCGCAATTCTACTGGCACGAACTGACTGATATTCCGGCTGATCGTAAAAGCCCGCTGAGCCTGCCTTATTTTCTACCTCGCTATATGGCTGTAGATATTGATACCAGCGGAGATTGGATCATAGCTGAAAAACTTTATCAGGCATTTTGCGTCAATGGCGAATAA